The following coding sequences lie in one Mucilaginibacter sp. KACC 22773 genomic window:
- a CDS encoding glycoside hydrolase family 28 protein, producing the protein MSLIKVSFSVAVLFATGLLTAFAQGPPYSWQHLPHVDVPVFKKDTVNILSYGAKPDGITLNTVNINKAIAACSKKGGGVVLIPQGLWLTGPLVLQSNVNLHVSRAALLQFTDDKTQYKLIEGNYEGHSAVRNESPISGTNLQNIAITGDGIIDGHGEVWRAIGKDRLTENEWKKLVASGGVVSENGKSWYPSEGFMKGVKTPGAGVLGQGKTIKDNEAMKDFFRPNMLVLTNCKNVLLQGVTLQNSPAWDIHTLLCQHLTVQNVRVRNAWNAQNGDGIDVESCKNVLIEGSTFDAGDDGICIKSGRDEEGRKRGKPTENVIVRNNVVYRAHGGFVIGSEMSGGARNIFVSDCTFIGTDIGLRFKTTRGRGGVVENIFIKNISMRDILHEAILFDMYYGGKSPGEADEVNDQENFPVTEATPAFRNFYANNVACNGAEKAIMIRGLPEMSIKGIHIENSIFKTNDGIDIIEAQNISLKNVHLECENTSPLINIKNGSSIILSGIRYNQAQLLLKIAGKKSAQVQLLNTDASKAKNKAEFGPGADDSSLITAK; encoded by the coding sequence ATGTCGTTAATAAAAGTATCATTTAGTGTTGCGGTCTTATTTGCGACCGGTTTACTAACTGCATTTGCACAGGGCCCGCCGTATTCTTGGCAGCATTTGCCCCATGTAGATGTACCTGTATTTAAAAAAGATACCGTTAATATTTTAAGTTACGGCGCAAAGCCCGATGGCATTACATTAAATACGGTTAATATTAATAAAGCAATTGCTGCCTGCAGCAAAAAAGGTGGTGGGGTAGTGCTTATTCCGCAGGGTTTATGGTTAACGGGGCCGTTGGTATTGCAAAGCAATGTAAACCTGCATGTAAGCAGGGCGGCGTTGCTCCAGTTTACCGATGATAAAACCCAGTATAAATTAATTGAAGGCAATTATGAAGGGCATTCCGCCGTGCGTAATGAGTCGCCTATATCGGGTACCAATCTACAGAATATTGCTATTACCGGCGATGGAATCATTGATGGGCATGGCGAGGTTTGGCGTGCCATCGGCAAAGACAGGCTTACCGAAAACGAATGGAAAAAGCTGGTGGCAAGCGGCGGTGTTGTAAGCGAAAACGGCAAATCATGGTATCCATCAGAAGGCTTTATGAAAGGTGTTAAAACACCGGGTGCCGGTGTGCTTGGGCAAGGGAAAACCATCAAGGATAATGAAGCTATGAAGGATTTTTTCAGGCCGAATATGTTGGTGCTTACCAATTGTAAAAACGTTTTGCTGCAAGGTGTTACGCTTCAAAATTCACCGGCATGGGATATTCATACTTTGTTGTGTCAACACCTTACCGTGCAAAATGTGCGTGTAAGAAACGCATGGAACGCACAGAATGGTGACGGAATTGATGTGGAATCATGTAAAAATGTGCTGATTGAAGGCAGCACATTTGATGCCGGCGACGATGGCATTTGCATCAAATCCGGTCGTGATGAGGAGGGCCGTAAAAGGGGCAAACCAACCGAAAATGTTATTGTAAGAAACAATGTTGTTTACCGTGCGCATGGCGGCTTTGTAATTGGCAGTGAAATGTCGGGTGGTGCGCGCAATATTTTCGTATCCGATTGCACATTTATTGGTACCGACATCGGCCTAAGGTTTAAAACTACCCGTGGCAGAGGTGGGGTGGTAGAAAATATTTTCATCAAAAACATCAGCATGAGAGATATACTTCATGAGGCTATACTTTTTGATATGTATTACGGCGGCAAATCGCCCGGAGAAGCAGATGAGGTTAACGACCAGGAAAATTTCCCGGTAACAGAAGCCACACCCGCGTTCCGCAATTTTTATGCGAACAATGTAGCCTGCAACGGTGCCGAAAAAGCCATTATGATACGGGGCCTGCCCGAAATGAGCATTAAAGGCATCCACATTGAAAACAGCATATTCAAAACAAACGATGGTATTGATATTATTGAAGCGCAAAACATCAGCCTGAAAAATGTGCACCTTGAGTGTGAAAACACCAGCCCGCTTATTAATATTAAAAACGGTAGCAGCATTATACTTAGCGGCATAAGGTATAACCAGGCGCAATTACTGCTTAAAATAGCAGGCAAAAAATCGGCGCAGGTACAGTTGTTAAATACCGATGCCTCAAAGGCTAAAAATAAAGCGGAGTTTGGTCCAGGTGCCGATGATAGCTCACTTATAACAGCAAAATAA
- a CDS encoding pectinesterase family protein: protein MRKLYLLILILMMPAMLQAQAVTYPNRFTVAQDGSGNYKTIQEAVNAVRDLSQQQVSIFIKKGVYHEKLVIPSWKTRISLIGEDKEHTIITNSDFSGKPNPQGKDAFAKDTFTTYTSYTVLVQGNDFTAENLTIANAAGQVGQAVALHIEGDRCAVINCRLLGNQDTLYAATEGSRQLYKDCYIEGTTDFIFGEATAVFQHCVINSLKNSFITAPATTPRQQFGLVFFDCTLVAADTSVNKVYLGRPWRPYAKAVYINTIMGSHILKEGWDNWRNPENEKTAFFAEYQSKGNGADVKGRVLWSHPLSAADFEKYTIKNILAGNDNWDVSSIK from the coding sequence ATGAGGAAATTATACCTGCTGATATTGATCCTGATGATGCCTGCCATGCTGCAGGCACAGGCTGTTACCTATCCCAACCGTTTTACGGTGGCGCAGGATGGCAGCGGTAACTATAAAACCATACAAGAGGCCGTAAACGCCGTGCGCGACCTGTCGCAGCAACAGGTGTCCATCTTTATAAAAAAAGGGGTATATCACGAAAAACTGGTTATCCCATCATGGAAAACCAGGATCTCTTTAATTGGCGAGGATAAAGAGCACACCATCATCACCAATAGCGATTTTTCAGGGAAGCCAAATCCGCAGGGTAAGGATGCTTTTGCTAAGGATACTTTCACCACTTATACCTCATACACCGTTTTAGTACAGGGTAATGATTTTACCGCCGAAAACCTTACCATAGCCAATGCTGCAGGGCAGGTTGGACAGGCCGTAGCCCTACATATTGAAGGCGACAGGTGTGCCGTGATCAACTGCCGTTTGCTGGGTAACCAGGATACCCTTTATGCCGCTACAGAAGGCAGCCGCCAGCTTTATAAAGATTGCTATATTGAAGGTACCACCGATTTTATTTTTGGCGAAGCAACAGCAGTATTTCAGCATTGTGTTATCAATAGCCTTAAAAACTCATTTATTACAGCCCCCGCCACAACCCCGCGCCAACAATTTGGCCTTGTGTTTTTTGATTGTACGCTTGTCGCTGCAGATACCAGCGTAAATAAAGTTTACCTCGGCCGTCCGTGGCGCCCATATGCAAAAGCTGTTTACATTAATACAATTATGGGCAGCCATATACTCAAAGAAGGCTGGGATAACTGGCGTAACCCCGAAAACGAGAAAACCGCTTTTTTTGCCGAATACCAGTCAAAAGGTAACGGGGCAGATGTAAAAGGACGTGTATTGTGGTCGCACCCGTTGAGTGCTGCTGATTTTGAAAAATATACTATAAAAAATATCCTGGCCGGCAACGATAACTGGGATGTTTCATCCATAAAATAA
- a CDS encoding glycoside hydrolase family 88 protein encodes MKKIFLLFAILLQGLLLRAQEQPWSQRMAATVMHIWKDSLPGGNWSYDQGIVLQGMQSVWQQSANGEYFSYIQRAADRYVNTDGTIRTYKADDFTLDNILAGRSLIMLYRVLNNPKYYKAAILLRKQIDKQPRVPEGGFWHKKRYPNQMWLDGLYMAEPFYAEYATEFHQESDLDDITSQFVLMEKMARDAKTRLLYHAWDQSKKERWANPQTGLSACLWARADGWYIMGLVDVLDQLPLNHPKRAQLLAILNRLAVAITTYQDKETGLWYQVLDKGAQKGNYLEASASCMFVYALAKSVREGYLPSKYLQPAQKAYDGIIKQFIETDAAGQVNIKGTCGAVGVGGQPYRDGSYEYYTGVKTITNEIKGVGAFMLASVEIEKLKTLISGKGKIALLDSYFNDEHRQDITGKTMPFHYKWEEWDNNGISFFGQVFNNYGFRTQTLNEEPNALNLKKAAVYIIVDPDIPKENPQAKYILEPHIKAISDWVKNGGVLLVLNNDTGNAEFTHLNQLMAKFGISFNKNSINHVAGREFEQGAINIPADNKIFKTAKKVYIKELSTLNISAPAVAQLINKNDIIVATAKYGKGAVFAVGDPWFYNEYVDGRKLPPQFENINAANDLVSWVARQILSKNK; translated from the coding sequence ATGAAGAAGATCTTTTTGTTGTTTGCCATTCTCTTGCAAGGATTATTGCTTCGGGCGCAGGAACAGCCCTGGTCTCAACGCATGGCTGCCACAGTTATGCATATCTGGAAAGATTCGCTGCCCGGTGGCAATTGGTCGTACGACCAGGGCATAGTTTTGCAGGGAATGCAAAGCGTTTGGCAGCAAAGCGCCAACGGCGAGTATTTTAGCTACATACAACGTGCCGCCGATAGGTATGTTAATACTGACGGCACTATCCGCACGTATAAAGCGGATGATTTTACCCTCGATAATATTTTAGCCGGCCGCAGCCTCATCATGCTTTACCGGGTTTTAAATAACCCAAAGTATTACAAGGCGGCCATTCTGTTACGTAAACAGATAGACAAGCAACCCCGTGTCCCCGAAGGCGGTTTCTGGCATAAAAAACGGTACCCAAACCAAATGTGGCTGGATGGCCTGTATATGGCCGAACCTTTTTATGCAGAATATGCCACGGAATTTCACCAGGAGAGTGATTTGGATGATATAACCAGCCAGTTCGTCCTGATGGAGAAGATGGCCCGCGATGCTAAAACCAGACTGTTGTACCATGCCTGGGATCAAAGCAAAAAAGAACGCTGGGCTAACCCCCAAACGGGTTTATCTGCATGTTTATGGGCCAGGGCCGATGGCTGGTATATTATGGGCCTGGTTGATGTGCTCGACCAGTTGCCTTTAAATCATCCAAAACGCGCGCAGTTGCTGGCTATTTTAAACCGATTGGCCGTGGCTATAACTACTTACCAGGATAAAGAAACCGGGTTATGGTACCAGGTGCTGGACAAAGGCGCTCAAAAAGGGAATTATTTGGAAGCATCAGCGTCCTGTATGTTTGTATATGCTTTGGCTAAAAGTGTGCGGGAAGGCTACCTGCCTTCAAAATACTTGCAACCTGCACAAAAAGCCTATGACGGCATTATAAAACAGTTTATTGAAACGGATGCGGCCGGGCAGGTAAATATAAAAGGAACCTGTGGTGCTGTTGGCGTGGGTGGGCAACCATACCGTGATGGAAGCTATGAGTATTATACCGGTGTAAAAACCATCACCAATGAAATCAAGGGCGTTGGCGCTTTTATGCTGGCCAGTGTAGAAATAGAAAAGTTAAAAACGCTGATCTCAGGCAAGGGTAAAATAGCCTTGCTGGATAGCTATTTTAATGACGAACACCGCCAGGATATTACAGGCAAAACAATGCCATTTCACTATAAATGGGAAGAGTGGGATAATAATGGCATTTCGTTTTTTGGGCAGGTATTTAATAATTACGGCTTCCGTACACAAACTTTGAATGAGGAGCCCAATGCATTAAATCTGAAAAAAGCAGCAGTGTATATAATTGTTGATCCGGATATTCCGAAAGAAAACCCACAGGCCAAATATATACTCGAACCTCACATTAAAGCCATAAGCGATTGGGTTAAAAACGGAGGCGTTTTATTGGTGCTGAATAATGATACTGGTAATGCAGAGTTTACGCATCTTAACCAGCTGATGGCAAAGTTTGGTATCAGTTTTAACAAAAACAGCATTAACCATGTAGCCGGCCGTGAGTTTGAGCAGGGCGCAATAAACATACCGGCCGATAATAAGATATTTAAAACAGCAAAAAAGGTGTACATCAAGGAGCTTAGCACATTAAACATAAGCGCCCCGGCTGTAGCACAATTGATTAATAAAAATGATATCATAGTTGCCACCGCTAAATATGGCAAAGGGGCTGTGTTTGCTGTAGGCGATCCATGGTTTTACAACGAATATGTAGATGGCCGGAAGCTGCCCCCGCAATTTGAAAACATTAATGCCGCTAACGACCTGGTAAGCTGGGTGGCCAGGCAGATTTTATCAAAAAATAAATAA
- a CDS encoding tagaturonate reductase: protein MILSKYNLKRINVEGVEVPAEHLFELPEKVLQFGTGVLLRGLPDYYIDKANRAGIFNGRVVVVKSTDTGTVDDFGKQDNLYTIYSKGIVNGGQVSEQLISSAISRVLSAANEWDEILDVARKPKLKVIISNTTEVGIKLVKEDVRKHPPVSFPGKLLAVLYERYMAFNGSPDSGLVIIPTELIVDNGKKLEAIVLELAHLNKLEPDFMDWLESSNSFCNSLVDRIVPGRPDNASKDELESKNGYTDNLGIMAETYSLWAIEGDDKIKEVLSFGQVDEGVVITPDIELFRELKLRLLNGTHTLCCAFAYLSGFKTVKEAMDDAQFTKFITQLVFDEIRPAIPYKIDDAVAADFANKVLDRFRNPYIRHEWLSISVQYSTKIKMRVIPLLLNYYKLNNTVPACMAKGFAAFIRFMRVKAGDEGQYTGTINNEEYKVTDSQAGYFAKVWEKPDSDAVIQNILKNKDLWDADLDILPGFTVAVIEQFNQVNKG, encoded by the coding sequence ATGATCTTATCAAAGTATAACCTTAAAAGAATAAACGTTGAAGGCGTTGAAGTGCCCGCCGAACATTTGTTTGAGCTCCCCGAAAAAGTATTGCAGTTTGGTACCGGCGTATTATTAAGAGGATTGCCCGATTATTATATTGATAAAGCTAACAGGGCAGGGATTTTTAACGGAAGGGTAGTTGTGGTTAAGTCGACAGATACCGGTACCGTTGATGATTTTGGTAAACAGGATAATTTATACACCATTTATTCAAAAGGCATTGTAAACGGCGGGCAGGTAAGTGAGCAGCTGATTTCGTCGGCAATAAGCAGGGTGCTTTCGGCAGCTAATGAGTGGGACGAGATTTTGGACGTGGCCAGGAAACCTAAATTAAAAGTAATCATATCCAACACCACCGAAGTGGGCATTAAGCTCGTAAAAGAAGATGTGCGGAAACATCCGCCGGTTTCATTTCCCGGCAAGCTCTTAGCCGTTTTGTATGAGCGTTACATGGCTTTTAATGGTAGCCCGGATAGCGGTCTGGTAATTATCCCAACCGAGCTTATTGTTGATAACGGTAAAAAACTGGAAGCAATTGTATTGGAGCTGGCCCATTTGAACAAACTGGAACCCGACTTTATGGATTGGCTGGAAAGTAGCAATAGTTTCTGTAATTCATTGGTAGATAGGATTGTGCCTGGTCGGCCGGATAATGCATCGAAAGATGAATTAGAGAGCAAGAATGGCTATACCGATAACCTTGGTATTATGGCCGAAACCTATAGTTTGTGGGCCATTGAGGGCGATGATAAAATAAAAGAAGTATTATCATTTGGCCAGGTGGATGAAGGCGTGGTAATAACACCTGATATTGAATTATTCAGGGAGTTAAAGTTAAGGTTACTAAACGGCACACACACGCTGTGCTGCGCTTTTGCTTACCTATCGGGATTTAAAACGGTTAAAGAGGCAATGGATGATGCACAGTTTACAAAGTTTATTACGCAGCTGGTGTTTGATGAGATCAGGCCTGCTATCCCCTATAAAATTGACGATGCTGTAGCTGCTGATTTTGCAAACAAGGTTTTGGATAGGTTCCGCAATCCGTATATCAGGCACGAGTGGTTAAGCATCTCGGTACAATACTCCACTAAAATTAAAATGCGTGTTATTCCGTTATTATTAAACTATTATAAATTAAACAACACAGTACCGGCATGCATGGCAAAGGGTTTTGCCGCCTTTATCCGTTTTATGCGTGTTAAGGCAGGGGATGAGGGGCAATATACCGGTACCATCAACAATGAGGAATATAAAGTTACAGATAGCCAGGCTGGCTATTTTGCAAAGGTGTGGGAAAAACCGGATAGCGATGCTGTAATTCAAAACATATTAAAAAATAAAGATTTGTGGGATGCCGACCTGGATATTTTACCAGGCTTTACTGTAGCTGTGATTGAGCAGTTTAACCAGGTGAATAAAGGATAA
- a CDS encoding UxaA family hydrolase, translating into MKQRIIKVHPADNVLVALTDLQPGEEVEYKGNSYKVLEFIPAKHKFAIADIPQGGEIIMYGVLVGKAQSPIPVGGLLSTGNVVHAANSFLTGSSHTDWHKPDVSKWQNQTFNGYHREDGSVGTANYWLVVPMVFCENRNIEVLQEALVKPLGYGRKKTYEIKAQQLIGMIKAGGEINEVLYTEIDGDTAQATGNKLFPNVDGIKFLSHTGGCGGTRQDSTTLCGLLAGYITHPNVAGATVLSLGCQNAEVKTLQEEISKRSPNFNKPLYILDQQKTGKEADLMELAIRQTLAGLMQANTNVRKPAPLSKLVIGLECGGSDGFSGISANPAIGYTSDLLVALGGSVILAEFPELCGVEQNLIDRCLDKNKAERFASLVSSYSQRAEEAGSGFYMNPSPGNIKDGLITDAIKSAGAAKKGGTSPVADVLDYPEKVTKPGLNLLCTPGNDVESTTAEVGSGANIVLFTTGLGTPTGNPIAPVVKIATNTTLFNRMSDIIDINTGTIVEGDETIEQAGERILDYVIKVAGGEIEVSAVRHGQDDFIPWKRGVSL; encoded by the coding sequence ATGAAACAACGGATTATAAAAGTACATCCTGCCGATAATGTACTGGTAGCACTGACCGATTTGCAGCCAGGTGAAGAGGTTGAATATAAGGGGAATAGTTATAAAGTACTCGAATTTATACCCGCCAAGCATAAGTTTGCAATTGCCGATATTCCTCAAGGCGGCGAAATTATTATGTACGGGGTTTTAGTAGGTAAAGCGCAAAGCCCTATCCCGGTTGGTGGTTTGTTATCTACCGGCAATGTAGTACATGCGGCCAACAGCTTTTTAACCGGCAGCAGCCATACCGACTGGCATAAACCGGATGTAAGCAAATGGCAAAACCAAACCTTTAACGGCTATCACCGGGAGGATGGTAGCGTGGGTACCGCCAACTATTGGCTTGTGGTACCAATGGTGTTTTGCGAGAACCGTAATATTGAGGTATTACAGGAAGCGTTAGTAAAGCCTTTGGGTTACGGACGTAAAAAAACATATGAAATAAAAGCGCAGCAGTTGATAGGCATGATTAAAGCCGGCGGCGAGATCAATGAAGTGTTGTATACCGAAATTGATGGCGATACAGCCCAGGCAACCGGTAATAAGCTGTTTCCTAATGTTGATGGTATTAAATTTTTATCGCATACCGGCGGTTGCGGAGGTACCCGGCAGGACTCAACCACCTTGTGCGGGTTGTTGGCGGGTTATATTACCCATCCTAATGTTGCGGGGGCTACAGTACTAAGCCTGGGATGCCAGAATGCCGAGGTGAAGACGTTGCAGGAAGAGATCAGTAAGCGTTCGCCAAACTTTAATAAGCCATTGTACATACTGGATCAGCAAAAAACCGGCAAGGAAGCCGACCTAATGGAGTTGGCCATTCGGCAAACTTTGGCTGGCTTAATGCAGGCCAATACAAACGTTCGTAAGCCGGCACCATTAAGTAAACTCGTTATAGGATTGGAATGTGGCGGCTCAGATGGTTTTTCGGGTATCTCGGCAAACCCCGCTATCGGTTACACGTCCGATCTGCTGGTGGCGCTGGGTGGTTCGGTTATCCTGGCCGAGTTTCCTGAACTGTGCGGTGTTGAACAGAACCTGATTGACCGCTGCTTGGATAAAAATAAAGCCGAACGTTTTGCCAGCCTGGTAAGCAGCTATAGCCAGCGCGCCGAAGAAGCAGGCTCTGGTTTCTATATGAACCCATCGCCGGGCAATATAAAAGATGGCTTAATAACCGATGCTATTAAATCTGCCGGGGCTGCAAAAAAGGGCGGTACATCGCCGGTGGCAGATGTGCTTGATTATCCCGAAAAAGTTACCAAACCGGGTTTGAATTTGCTTTGTACCCCTGGTAACGATGTTGAATCAACCACAGCCGAAGTTGGTTCGGGAGCTAATATAGTTTTATTTACAACCGGTTTGGGTACGCCAACCGGCAACCCGATAGCCCCTGTTGTTAAGATCGCCACAAACACCACTTTGTTTAACCGGATGAGCGATATCATCGACATTAATACAGGTACCATAGTAGAAGGCGACGAAACAATTGAACAGGCAGGCGAAAGGATCCTTGACTACGTAATTAAAGTAGCCGGCGGAGAAATTGAAGTAAGCGCAGTAAGGCATGGCCAGGATGATTTTATCCCATGGAAAAGAGGTGTATCCTTATAA
- a CDS encoding MGH1-like glycoside hydrolase domain-containing protein, producing MIRRVFTFSFITVLLSFAADSAYAQQKPLLGYNKLKTYVSYFNAIDTETVKNYVTNDGAYGWMAKNIPLFECPDSAIQKIYYYRWWTFRKHLKQTPDGFIFTEFITPVSFTGVYNSSSSALGHQIYEGRWLHNPQYINDYIKFWLYVDPKQKKPHLHAFSSWIDDAVYNYYLVNLNKNFVAQVIPALNTDYSQWETEKQLPSKLFWQFDVRDAMEESISGSRKVKNKRPTINSYMFGNAMALSKMAAVLGVDSLKNKYSQKASELKILVQDSLWNDTASFFEARRPDGSLAGAREELGFIPWYFNLPDDKPAFAKQWDQLTDDKGFNAPWGITTAERRHPLFRTHGTGHGCEWDGAVWPFATTQTLKGLANLLTNYQNKGSMTPAVFYNELRKYALSHIKRGVPYLGEYQDEKTGYWLKGDNPRSSYYNHSGFCDLVINDLVGLKPRADNMLEIFPLIPKNQWKWFALDNVLYHGHRISILWDKTGTKYHKGKGFIIYADGKIIMRSTRFKHVLVRMPV from the coding sequence ATGATCAGGAGAGTTTTTACGTTCAGTTTTATAACCGTTTTGCTTTCTTTTGCAGCAGATAGTGCTTATGCGCAGCAAAAGCCGCTGTTAGGCTATAATAAGCTAAAAACCTATGTAAGTTACTTTAATGCAATAGATACCGAGACGGTAAAGAACTATGTAACCAATGATGGTGCTTATGGTTGGATGGCCAAAAACATACCACTGTTTGAATGTCCCGATTCGGCCATCCAAAAAATATATTATTACCGCTGGTGGACGTTCCGTAAACACCTGAAACAAACACCTGATGGCTTTATTTTTACAGAGTTTATTACGCCGGTAAGTTTTACAGGTGTTTACAACAGCTCGAGCAGTGCGCTTGGTCACCAGATTTATGAGGGCCGCTGGCTGCATAATCCTCAATATATAAACGACTATATCAAATTCTGGCTCTATGTTGATCCAAAGCAAAAGAAACCTCATTTGCACGCTTTCAGCAGTTGGATTGATGATGCCGTTTATAATTATTACCTGGTTAACCTCAATAAAAATTTTGTAGCGCAGGTAATACCTGCTTTAAATACCGATTACAGCCAATGGGAAACCGAAAAGCAACTACCCTCAAAACTGTTCTGGCAGTTTGATGTAAGGGACGCCATGGAAGAATCTATCAGTGGCTCGCGAAAAGTAAAGAACAAGCGCCCCACTATTAACAGTTATATGTTTGGTAACGCTATGGCCCTATCAAAAATGGCCGCAGTGCTGGGCGTCGACTCGCTTAAGAATAAATACAGCCAAAAGGCATCTGAACTGAAAATATTGGTACAGGATAGCTTATGGAACGATACTGCTTCATTTTTTGAGGCACGCAGACCCGATGGAAGTTTGGCCGGCGCCCGTGAGGAATTGGGGTTTATCCCATGGTATTTTAACCTGCCCGATGATAAACCTGCTTTTGCCAAACAATGGGATCAGTTAACTGATGATAAAGGTTTTAATGCACCATGGGGTATTACCACAGCCGAAAGACGCCACCCCCTGTTCCGCACACATGGTACCGGGCATGGCTGCGAGTGGGATGGAGCAGTTTGGCCATTTGCTACTACCCAAACCCTAAAAGGACTGGCAAATTTGCTTACCAATTATCAAAACAAAGGCAGCATGACCCCAGCTGTTTTCTATAATGAACTGCGTAAATATGCCCTATCGCACATAAAAAGAGGGGTACCATATCTCGGTGAGTACCAGGATGAAAAAACCGGCTATTGGCTTAAAGGCGATAACCCGCGCAGCAGCTATTATAACCACTCCGGTTTTTGCGACCTGGTGATTAACGACCTGGTTGGCTTAAAGCCCCGCGCCGATAATATGCTGGAGATTTTTCCGCTTATCCCTAAAAATCAATGGAAATGGTTTGCATTGGATAATGTGCTTTACCACGGCCACCGCATCAGTATCCTATGGGATAAAACAGGCACCAAATATCATAAAGGCAAAGGTTTTATAATTTATGCCGATGGTAAAATAATTATGCGCAGTACACGGTTTAAGCATGTATTGGTAAGGATGCCTGTTTAA